In Scophthalmus maximus strain ysfricsl-2021 chromosome 21, ASM2237912v1, whole genome shotgun sequence, one genomic interval encodes:
- the qtrt2 gene encoding queuine tRNA-ribosyltransferase accessory subunit 2 isoform X2: MKLELARVVRGTGRLGVLRGLGRTAQHSLEVPGCLLYTHLGAVPHLTQDTLHTLSSLPSVTQVTLSNIAEHQEVLEEFKDGFRKFAGLHDTLLYCSLHDSAAPCPTGYTTNKTVSVWGSGGRIELTVAKFMALQKAVQPDWYQSMADGETWQNNTSRKRVRKSVDRTLAHLDECLLAHQNSQELEGVEVFGVVEGGDIPEERVRSARETAKRPVAGFCLDGLQTGSMDQALRTQLIAAVTKELPEEKPRLLQGVGRPDEVLACVEVGVDLFESFFPFQVTERGCALCFSFNISLDPERAGRALPAVLELNEDERDTAGETQHNGDVSLDDQTRMTSFEMNLKDKRYHDDFRPLVEGCGCYCCKNHQRAYLHHLLVTNELLAGVLLTIHNTAHYQGFFSALREAVAGDKLDILRRRVLRERKE; the protein is encoded by the exons ATGAAGCTGGAGCTGGCTCGGGTGGTTCGGGGTACGGGTCGGCTGGGTGTCCTGAGGGGGCTCGGCAGGACGGCGCAGCACTCCTTGGAGGTCCCGGGTTGTCTGCTGTACACACACCTCGGCGCAGTCCCCCACCTCACCCAGGACACGCTGCACACCCTGAGCAGCCTCCCCTCTGTCACCCAGGTCACCCTGTCTAATAT TGCAGAGCACCAGGAGGTGTTGGAGGAGTTTAAGGATGGATTCAGGAAGTTTGCAG GCCTTCATGATACTTTGTTGTACTGCTCACTTCACGACTCCGCAGCCCCCTGTCCGACAGGTTATACTACTAACAAG ACAGTGTCGGTGTGGGGCAGCGGAGGGCGGATAGAGCTGACTGTGGCCAAGTTCATGGCTCTGCAGAAGGCCGTGCAGCCAGACTGGTACCAGAGCATGGCAGACGGAGAGACGTGGCAGAACAACACCTCCCGCAAACGTGTTCGAAAGTCTGTGGATCGCACTCTCGCACACTTGGACGAGTGTCTTTTGGCGCACCAAAACTCACAG GAGTTGGAGGGAGTGGAGGTGTTcggggtggtggagggaggagacatCCCGGAAGAAAGGGTGCGCTCAGCCAGGGAGACGGCCAAGAGGCCCGTGGCAGGATTCTGCCTGGACGGCCTCCAGACGGGCTCCATGGACCAGGCCCTGAGGACCCAGCTCATCGCTGCTGTGACCAAAGAGCTGCCTGAGGAAAAACCCAG ACTGTTGCAGGGCGTGGGACGGCCCGACGAGGTGCTGGCCTGCGTGGAGGTTGGCGTGGACCTGTTCGAGAGCTTCTTCCCGTTCCAGGTGACGGAGCGAGGCTGTGCCCTCTGCTTCAGTTTCAACATCTCCCTGGATCCGGAGCGCGCAGGTAGAGCGCTCCCTGCAG TGCTGGAGCTTAACGAAGATGAGAGGGACACAGCAGGGGAGACGCAACACAACGGAGATGTCAGTCTTGACGATCAAACACGGATGACATCCTTTGAGATGAATCTCAAAGATAAGAG GTACCATGATGACTTCAGGCCCCTGGTGGAGGGGTGTGGCTGCTACTGCTGCAAGAACCACCAGAGGGCGTACCTGCACCACCTGCTGGTGACCAATGAGCTGCTGGCCGGAGTCCTGCTCACGATCCACAACACAGCCCACTATCAGGGCTTCTTCAGCGCCCTGAGAGAGGCTGTGGCCGGTGATAAACTGGACATCCTCAGGAGACGGGTACTTAGGGAGAGAAAGGAGTAG
- the qtrt2 gene encoding queuine tRNA-ribosyltransferase accessory subunit 2 isoform X3, with the protein MKLELARVVRGTGRLGVLRGLGRTAQHSLEVPGCLLYTHLGAVPHLTQDTLHTLSSLPSVTQVTLSNIAEHQEVLEEFKDGFRKFAGLHDTLLYCSLHDSAAPCPTGYTTNKTVSVWGSGGRIELTVAKFMALQKAVQPDWYQSMADGETWQNNTSRKRVRKSVDRTLAHLDECLLAHQNSQELEGVEVFGVVEGGDIPEERVRSARETAKRPVAGFCLDGLQTGSMDQALRTQLIAAVTKELPEEKPRLLQGVGRPDEVLACVEVGVDLFESFFPFQVTERGCALCFSFNISLDPERAVLELNEDERDTAGETQHNGDVSLDDQTRMTSFEMNLKDKRYHDDFRPLVEGCGCYCCKNHQRAYLHHLLVTNELLAGVLLTIHNTAHYQGFFSALREAVAGDKLDILRRRVLRERKE; encoded by the exons ATGAAGCTGGAGCTGGCTCGGGTGGTTCGGGGTACGGGTCGGCTGGGTGTCCTGAGGGGGCTCGGCAGGACGGCGCAGCACTCCTTGGAGGTCCCGGGTTGTCTGCTGTACACACACCTCGGCGCAGTCCCCCACCTCACCCAGGACACGCTGCACACCCTGAGCAGCCTCCCCTCTGTCACCCAGGTCACCCTGTCTAATAT TGCAGAGCACCAGGAGGTGTTGGAGGAGTTTAAGGATGGATTCAGGAAGTTTGCAG GCCTTCATGATACTTTGTTGTACTGCTCACTTCACGACTCCGCAGCCCCCTGTCCGACAGGTTATACTACTAACAAG ACAGTGTCGGTGTGGGGCAGCGGAGGGCGGATAGAGCTGACTGTGGCCAAGTTCATGGCTCTGCAGAAGGCCGTGCAGCCAGACTGGTACCAGAGCATGGCAGACGGAGAGACGTGGCAGAACAACACCTCCCGCAAACGTGTTCGAAAGTCTGTGGATCGCACTCTCGCACACTTGGACGAGTGTCTTTTGGCGCACCAAAACTCACAG GAGTTGGAGGGAGTGGAGGTGTTcggggtggtggagggaggagacatCCCGGAAGAAAGGGTGCGCTCAGCCAGGGAGACGGCCAAGAGGCCCGTGGCAGGATTCTGCCTGGACGGCCTCCAGACGGGCTCCATGGACCAGGCCCTGAGGACCCAGCTCATCGCTGCTGTGACCAAAGAGCTGCCTGAGGAAAAACCCAG ACTGTTGCAGGGCGTGGGACGGCCCGACGAGGTGCTGGCCTGCGTGGAGGTTGGCGTGGACCTGTTCGAGAGCTTCTTCCCGTTCCAGGTGACGGAGCGAGGCTGTGCCCTCTGCTTCAGTTTCAACATCTCCCTGGATCCGGAGCGCGCAG TGCTGGAGCTTAACGAAGATGAGAGGGACACAGCAGGGGAGACGCAACACAACGGAGATGTCAGTCTTGACGATCAAACACGGATGACATCCTTTGAGATGAATCTCAAAGATAAGAG GTACCATGATGACTTCAGGCCCCTGGTGGAGGGGTGTGGCTGCTACTGCTGCAAGAACCACCAGAGGGCGTACCTGCACCACCTGCTGGTGACCAATGAGCTGCTGGCCGGAGTCCTGCTCACGATCCACAACACAGCCCACTATCAGGGCTTCTTCAGCGCCCTGAGAGAGGCTGTGGCCGGTGATAAACTGGACATCCTCAGGAGACGGGTACTTAGGGAGAGAAAGGAGTAG
- the qtrt2 gene encoding queuine tRNA-ribosyltransferase accessory subunit 2 isoform X1, with the protein MKLELARVVRGTGRLGVLRGLGRTAQHSLEVPGCLLYTHLGAVPHLTQDTLHTLSSLPSVTQVTLSNIAEHQEVLEEFKDGFRKFAGLHDTLLYCSLHDSAAPCPTGYTTNKTVSVWGSGGRIELTVAKFMALQKAVQPDWYQSMADGETWQNNTSRKRVRKSVDRTLAHLDECLLAHQNSQELEGVEVFGVVEGGDIPEERVRSARETAKRPVAGFCLDGLQTGSMDQALRTQLIAAVTKELPEEKPRLLQGVGRPDEVLACVEVGVDLFESFFPFQVTERGCALCFSFNISLDPERAGRALPAGVVDSLLELNEDERDTAGETQHNGDVSLDDQTRMTSFEMNLKDKRYHDDFRPLVEGCGCYCCKNHQRAYLHHLLVTNELLAGVLLTIHNTAHYQGFFSALREAVAGDKLDILRRRVLRERKE; encoded by the exons ATGAAGCTGGAGCTGGCTCGGGTGGTTCGGGGTACGGGTCGGCTGGGTGTCCTGAGGGGGCTCGGCAGGACGGCGCAGCACTCCTTGGAGGTCCCGGGTTGTCTGCTGTACACACACCTCGGCGCAGTCCCCCACCTCACCCAGGACACGCTGCACACCCTGAGCAGCCTCCCCTCTGTCACCCAGGTCACCCTGTCTAATAT TGCAGAGCACCAGGAGGTGTTGGAGGAGTTTAAGGATGGATTCAGGAAGTTTGCAG GCCTTCATGATACTTTGTTGTACTGCTCACTTCACGACTCCGCAGCCCCCTGTCCGACAGGTTATACTACTAACAAG ACAGTGTCGGTGTGGGGCAGCGGAGGGCGGATAGAGCTGACTGTGGCCAAGTTCATGGCTCTGCAGAAGGCCGTGCAGCCAGACTGGTACCAGAGCATGGCAGACGGAGAGACGTGGCAGAACAACACCTCCCGCAAACGTGTTCGAAAGTCTGTGGATCGCACTCTCGCACACTTGGACGAGTGTCTTTTGGCGCACCAAAACTCACAG GAGTTGGAGGGAGTGGAGGTGTTcggggtggtggagggaggagacatCCCGGAAGAAAGGGTGCGCTCAGCCAGGGAGACGGCCAAGAGGCCCGTGGCAGGATTCTGCCTGGACGGCCTCCAGACGGGCTCCATGGACCAGGCCCTGAGGACCCAGCTCATCGCTGCTGTGACCAAAGAGCTGCCTGAGGAAAAACCCAG ACTGTTGCAGGGCGTGGGACGGCCCGACGAGGTGCTGGCCTGCGTGGAGGTTGGCGTGGACCTGTTCGAGAGCTTCTTCCCGTTCCAGGTGACGGAGCGAGGCTGTGCCCTCTGCTTCAGTTTCAACATCTCCCTGGATCCGGAGCGCGCAGGTAGAGCGCTCCCTGCAGGTGTGGTGGATAGCT TGCTGGAGCTTAACGAAGATGAGAGGGACACAGCAGGGGAGACGCAACACAACGGAGATGTCAGTCTTGACGATCAAACACGGATGACATCCTTTGAGATGAATCTCAAAGATAAGAG GTACCATGATGACTTCAGGCCCCTGGTGGAGGGGTGTGGCTGCTACTGCTGCAAGAACCACCAGAGGGCGTACCTGCACCACCTGCTGGTGACCAATGAGCTGCTGGCCGGAGTCCTGCTCACGATCCACAACACAGCCCACTATCAGGGCTTCTTCAGCGCCCTGAGAGAGGCTGTGGCCGGTGATAAACTGGACATCCTCAGGAGACGGGTACTTAGGGAGAGAAAGGAGTAG